The Nycticebus coucang isolate mNycCou1 chromosome 10, mNycCou1.pri, whole genome shotgun sequence sequence TCATTTTGATAGAGGTCATCCTCTGTGGATTTAAACcctgaattttattatttattgctcCAAACAACTACTTGAAATTCTACCTTCCTCTCTGGACTCCAGCAGCCTGCCTCAAAATAGCCCATCTGAATGTGTTCTACAGGTGGTGATGATCTCTCAACAGTGGACAAGCTGGTCTAATGTCTTGCTCATGGTTAAGAGTGCAGCCTGATATGTGATTATGACACCCTGTCTGATAACCCCCAAATTCCCAACATGGAGTTATAAACTTCCACTAAAAGCTCAGCATAATCTGTTCAATTATCCCAACCAAGGCAAGAGATTGACTGGATATCTCTATGAACTCTGAACACTTTCTGTTTTCCAATAGGTTCGATCAAATATATCTCAATTAATTAGATAATTTGAGAATGTACATTTAAAAGACTAACAAAAGGCAAACtataaacaataatgaaaataacaatattaataagccaaaatagcaaagaaaagcaaacacataGTTTAACTGACATCTAATCACTCCTTTGTCTCACTGCCTTAGGCCTGACTTTGCACATTAAAATTTCCCTCAAACCCCATGTCCTTATTATTCGAAATATGAATTTCTCCCCTGAATATGCACATTTACAAAAACACACATAGACACGCACAATCTCAGGGAAGTAGGAATGCCAGTTCAACCCTGTCTTCGCTCTGACAAGAGACATCTCTTATGTTATTATTGTCTTTAAACATCCCTGGAGGTGAATGAACACTGTGGAGCTGAGGCCCTCATGTGTCTTCTACACCTTTGCTGAGAAGACAAAAGGGGAAAGATTTTAATAAGAGCACAAATGATGCAGAGATGTCAAAGAGGGAACAGAGTAAGACAACACCACTTGATCTGTCACTGAATTTAGTTCAGGCAGTATTTATtgagaaatattattttcagGCAGAACCAGTTGCGTAATCTGTGGGGTTTGTGCAAAATGAAAGTGTAATGTCTCTCTTATGAAAACTAAGAATTTCACAATTACAGCAATGGAACATTAAACTGAGCACTGAGTCCCTTCACAGCATGAGATCCTTTGTGGCCCTGAACTCAGGCTTTTGTCATGAACACAGACACAAATATCTAAATCCTATTTTCAAACAACTTAGAGAAAAGAGGACCAGAAACCTAAACTACCTTTCAGAGTAGTAAAAAATGAATGTGTTTATGAAGATCAGTTTGATTTGGGGAGTACAGAGGAGCTTTCACTTGGGTGATCCTGGGAAGCTTCCGTGAGGAAGAGGCATCTGAATTACAGTTTGAAGAATTGATAGTGCAGAATGTGTACGTAGCCAAAGCAGAAAAGATACTGctggaagataaaaaaaaaaaaaaaacagattcctAAAAGGATCAGTATCTTTGCTagaacaaactatttttttttttaacaaactgtTTTAATAAAATCATGTTTAAGATACAGACAAGGTGTACCTTTCACATATAAGGTGAAACTAATGTCACCAGAATTGCTTTAGGCTTTTTTTCCACttctccaagaattttttttttatccgtGATTCTTGTGCCAAGCAGAGCGGGTGCCCTGAACTCCTAGTGTCCTGAGTGTTGGCTCCCATGGGAAAGACAGTGCTTGGAACATGGGGAGAGACATGGTTCCAAATTGAACTGTGGGAAAAGAAGAGGATCTTAATATCAAGGAATGGAAAtcaaaaggaaaggggaaagggagaaaagaagatagaaaatagaagaaagagtTAATTAGAGGttgaacaaacaaaaagcttACCATTGTTTTTCAAACCATGAGTTAACTACAACCAACATGACCAGAGTAACTATTACACTCAAACAGATCAGTATCAGAAGGATGGAGTATCTGCCTGGTTGgggataaaatacaaatatcaatccataaaatacagcagaacctccatagatgaccacctccctgcactgaccacctccttaagttgacctaatgttcatgggttggacatgcaccacatttaCGAATCAGTACAAGAggcttccttccttattttgaccacctccttatgttgacctaatgTTCCTGGGTTGgtcatgcaccacatgtatgtatcagaacAGGAGGCCTgcttccttacattgaccacctgcttatgttgaccagtttgttacagtcccttgggtagtcaacttacagtgAAGCTTTCTCATTTCACCAGCCCACCTAGAGTCTTCATCTGTGTTGTCTACAGCCCTCATTTTAGTTCCTCCTGAGTCTGTCTGTGATCTCCCCCAACCCTCTTCCATCACATTACTAGTTcaccttttcattcttttgtagtACCTCTAATCCCCTCTTGCATTTTCTTCAAATTTAACTGCAGTCATTTTCTACCCTTCTGCATTTGGATTCTCCTAATTTTATCCTTCTGTTGCTACCCATTTTCTCTGCTCTTCACTCAAAAGCCCTAGGGCCATATTCCATTACTTCCCAACTGGGCCCCCACTTATTCTTACCCCAGTGGATGATTATATCATGGCCTCCAAGACTGCTGTGCTTCACTTGGCAATACAGGCCAGCCACCTCCCCAGCCGCCACATCCAGGGTCACTTGGAGATACCACGTCCCATCAGCATTGGGCAGGAGGTCACCTTGCCGAGTGcctggctgctcctgctcacccCGCATCCACATCACCCACACGGGCTTTGGGTAGAATCCTGAGACATGGCAGACCAGCAGCAGACggccaggcccagggctggggccACTGGACAGCCAGACCTGGGGCTTCACTGGACAAGAGAAGATGAGGAGAAATGGAATTTAAGGGGAACCCCAGGCTAGAGCTCAGGGTCTCTGGTACTTTAGAAGTTTGAGCAATCacttctttctcttgtctaagAAATAATCCTAAACCCACACATCTCACCCTCCACCCTCTCAATGTGTGTTTCAAATGATAATAAGAACTGgcaactttgaaaacaaaagctAAAGCCCTAGTGCTAGGAGAGGAGGCTCACCTTGTCGTTCCAGTTCTGACCTTCCTGCTGCAAGGAGGCCTGCCAGAAATCGAGGGCAGGTATAACCAAGAAGGGTCTGCACTATTTCTTTAATATCTCTGTAGCGATTGAGCATCTTGCAGACATTCTGGGCCTGACTCCCTGCTCCTGGAGATGGCTCCCACGAAGTTCCTTGAAAACTCAGGAAATCTGATCCTTGATATGCCCCATTTAAGAAGAATTCAGAGGTCTTTCCAGCATGAATTTTACAGCCGGCTGCTATCTGGACCTCAAAGGGATCTGAGGGTAGACAGGGAAGACAGAATCAATATGAAAAGaaggatagaaaaaaaatgaacaatttagAGAGTAATGAGTCTCaagggaagaaaatttttctgGGAAATCATATGGAAGACTAGATGGAAAGGGGAAGGTAATTTGTgggaggaaaatttgaagatgatAAAGGTACTGTAAAATCATTAACGGGGAAGGGGTAGATGGGAAGGATAGTCTGGAAGAACTCCTGTGAGACTGGTAAGGTCCAGGGCAGGCCGTGTGAACAATCAGGCTAAGGAGGAAAGCGGCCAGAAGCCTGTTTGGGAAGAACTGAGTGTGAGGCCAGATTGGGAAAAACTGAGTGTGAGGCCAGGAATGATGGGCAGAAAATCAAAAAGAGACAACAATTCCAAGGATCCAGGACTTGAGGGCATGTTGGGGGCATGCAGAGATGTGCACATGCAGACCCTTCCCTGTATATGGGGAGGTGTAATGATGGGTGCAGCAGAGGGAGGAGtgagagaaaaatggaaacaagaaaCAAGGTGAGGGCCAGAGCCATAGACCAGGCAAATTATCAGCTGGCAACAATGAACTCACATTCTAACTGAAATTGAGAGACATAGGCTGGTAGTTCCCTGGTAAAGGCATGCAGGTAAAACTGGAACAGCGCCTGTATGTGCTTCATCTCCTCCTTGCTGAAGGTTCCCCGGGACCAGGGCCGCAGGAAGCGGATGGTGCCCACGACCCAGTCCCAGGAGTGAGTCTCCAGGTCCCCCAGCCAGGCTAAGCCCAGGGTGCGCGCCCAGCTGTGGTTGGCAAAGGAAGAGATCTGGAGCATGCGGAAGGTGGGGGGCTCTTCTGCTGCTGGATGACGGGATCCTGGAGCTGGGGGAGCCGAGAGAGGGGAAGAACAAGTGGAAAGAAGGTGAAGAGGtcacaggaggaagaggagcaggacaggagaggaaggaagagatagTTAGCAGGATGCACATATTCCAGGACCCTCTCCCCGGGGCGGAATTCCTCTCCCCAAAATCAGAGTTAGAAGCTGTGACTGTAGGCAAGAATTCTGAGGCTGGAAGGCAGACTCCTGGAGCATCCCTGGGAAGCACTGCTCCCTTTCCCAGGTCCTCCCCAGGGCTCCGTCACCCAAACccacctcccccacacacacacacactgtgcccAAGCAGGTGTCATTCCTTCCTCCTGAGCTCTTCTTACCTGCCATGACttccccagggcagcagagttCCCTGGAGAGGAACAGGATCAGGGGAAGGAGCAGCATCAGAGCTCTGTCAGGGGAGGGATGCCTCCGCAGGACACCTGCCCTGGGATCTCAGACATCAGCGCCCTCCAAGTACCCTCTGTTGCTGTCAGCTGACTTCCCCTGCCACACAGACAGGGCAAACCTCTCCCTATGCCCACTTCCTTACAAGAAAAGCCCCGCTACCTCCCTTCACCACAGCCTCCCACAGGGTCTCTCATTTCCCCTTCATCCCTCCCACTGTCTGCCTTCCAGATTTTCTCCCCACTCTTGCCAACACCCTCCCGGCCCCCTCTATTGCACTATCTGCTGTAAAAGGAGTCCTGgctcagaaaaaaatctgtggtCTAGCTAAAAAATGTAGTAGCTTTTGACCTTGGAGAAGTCAAAGGCACACTTGGGTTACCAATGTTCTCATCTTTGAGA is a genomic window containing:
- the LOC128596741 gene encoding T-cell surface glycoprotein CD1e, membrane-associated-like isoform X1, with amino-acid sequence MLLLPLILFLSRELCCPGEVMAAPGSRHPAAEEPPTFRMLQISSFANHSWARTLGLAWLGDLETHSWDWVVGTIRFLRPWSRGTFSKEEMKHIQALFQFYLHAFTRELPAYVSQFQLEYPFEVQIAAGCKIHAGKTSEFFLNGAYQGSDFLSFQGTSWEPSPGAGSQAQNVCKMLNRYRDIKEIVQTLLGYTCPRFLAGLLAAGRSELERQVKPQVWLSSGPSPGPGRLLLVCHVSGFYPKPVWVMWMRGEQEQPGTRQGDLLPNADGTWYLQVTLDVAAGEVAGLYCQVKHSSLGGHDIIIHWGRYSILLILICLSVIVTLVMLVVVNSWFEKQCSIWNHVSPHVPSTVFPMGANTQDTRSSGHPLCLAQESRIKKKFLEKWKKSLKQFW
- the LOC128596741 gene encoding T-cell surface glycoprotein CD1e, membrane-associated-like isoform X2, with amino-acid sequence MLLLPLILFLSRELCCPGEVMADPFEVQIAAGCKIHAGKTSEFFLNGAYQGSDFLSFQGTSWEPSPGAGSQAQNVCKMLNRYRDIKEIVQTLLGYTCPRFLAGLLAAGRSELERQVKPQVWLSSGPSPGPGRLLLVCHVSGFYPKPVWVMWMRGEQEQPGTRQGDLLPNADGTWYLQVTLDVAAGEVAGLYCQVKHSSLGGHDIIIHWGRYSILLILICLSVIVTLVMLVVVNSWFEKQCSIWNHVSPHVPSTVFPMGANTQDTRSSGHPLCLAQESRIKKKFLEKWKKSLKQFW